Part of the Rhizomicrobium sp. genome is shown below.
ACAGCCCCTCATGTTCGAGCAGGTCGAAGACGATCGGCAGCGCCTCCTCGTCGGAGATCTCATAGGCATCGTCGATCGGCGCACCTTCGAGATTGGCGGTGACGCGGCTCTGGCCGATGCCCTCGGTGATCGAGCTGCCATGCGCGTCGAGCTTGCCAGTCTTCACCCAGGAATAGATCGCCGCGCCGAGCGGATCGGCGGCCGCGATCCGCACCCGCGGGTCCTTTTCCTTGAGCGCGATGGCGCAACCGGCCAGCGTGCCGCCCGTGCCGACGGCGCAGGTGAAGCCGTCGAGCCGCCCATTGGTCTGGTGCCAGATCTCCGGACCCGTGCCTTCGATATGCGCCTGGCGGTTGGCAATATTATCGAACTGGTTCGCCCACACCGCGCCGTTCTTCTCGGTCCTGGCAAGCTGCTCGGCGATGCGGCCGGAGACCTTCACATAGTTGTTCGGGTTCTTGTACGGCACCGCCGGCACCTCGATCAGCTCGGCGCCCAGAAGGCGCAGCGCGTCCTTCTTTTCCTGGCTTTGCGTATCGGGAATGACGATCACGGTCCGGAAGCCGAGCGCATTGCCGACCACGGCGAGGCCGATCCCGGTATTGCCCGCCGTGCCCTCCACGATCACACCGCCGGGGT
Proteins encoded:
- a CDS encoding cysteine synthase A translates to MDIKKDVVAAIGRTPLIRLNRVSEATGCEILGKAEFMNPGQSVKDRAALFIIEDAIREGRLHPGGVIVEGTAGNTGIGLAVVGNALGFRTVIVIPDTQSQEKKDALRLLGAELIEVPAVPYKNPNNYVKVSGRIAEQLARTEKNGAVWANQFDNIANRQAHIEGTGPEIWHQTNGRLDGFTCAVGTGGTLAGCAIALKEKDPRVRIAAADPLGAAIYSWVKTGKLDAHGSSITEGIGQSRVTANLEGAPIDDAYEISDEEALPIVFDLLEHEGLCLGGSTGINVAGAVRMARQMGKGHTIVTILADYGTRYQSKLFNPDFLRSRNLPVPGWLAQPRKPFPVPFEP